AGCATCTTCTTCGTTCTTTACTGGTCAATATTTATCTGGATATCGATAAAATTTTCATTTTCTGCTGTCGGATAACAGACACAGGACCCCACGCGAATATGCTGCAAATAGATTGTGCTTCTGCGCAATACATCATTGAACAATCTGAAAGGAAGGGAGCCGCTCTTTCGTTACACTGATATGCCGCTGGACATCAACAGTTTTTCAGCCTCTGTGCTGTTGAGCGGATGCGAGAAGAAATACCCCTGGACATACTGACATTTCAGCGCCTTCAGGAGGGGAAGTTGCTCCCCTTTTTCGACTCCCTCCGCGATAATTTCCATTTTCAGGTTATGCGCAAGATTCACAATTGCGCTGACAATCTCTGAATCCTGCCCCTGTTCACCTATCCTGTGGATAAAGGAGCGGTCAATCTTCAGAGCGCTCACAGGAAACTGCTGGATGTAGCTCAGGGACGAATAGCCGGTTCCGAAATCGTCGATATGAATCTTGACATTCATTGACTTCAGGAGCGAAAGCACGGATGATATCTTCGGGTCCTCCATGAGAAAGCTTTCCGTGATCTCGAGCTTGAGGCACCCCGGCTGCAGGCCGGAACTTTCCAGCACGTATTTGATGTGCGGGATAAAGTCCGGATGCGAAAGCTGCTTGCTTGACACGTTCACGCTGATGGTGAGCGGAGGTGATGAGGGGAACTGATCCTGCCATTTCCGTATCTGCCGGCAGGATTCCTCAAGCACCCAGTTGCCGATGGGAATGATAAGCCCTGTTTCTTCGGCCAGCGGGATGAATTCCGGCGAGGGGATGAAGCCGTGTTTTGCATGATACCAGCGCAGAAGCGCCTCGAATCCGAATATCCTGCCGGTTTCCAGGGACACAATGGGCTGATAGTAAATGAGGAAATCCCTGTTATTGATCGCGTGACGCAGGTCGGTTTCGAGCTGAAGGCTGCTCAGGACATCCCTGCGCATGGCTTCATCAAATATCATGTGGCATCCGCGACCGTGAAACTTGGCTTTGTACATCGCGATATCCGAATCCCGCACGATATCTTCCGCCCGGTTGTAAGGGTCACTGACGGCAATGCCGATACTTACGGTCACAAACACCTGACTGTCATGGATATCAAATGGCAGGGACATATCCTGGTGAATCCTCTCGGCGACAAGTCGCGCAAAATCCGCGTTGCCGATATCATCCAGCAGAATGGCAAACTCGTCACCGCCGAAACGGGCAAATGTATCACCTTCCCGGAGGTTCGTGTTCAGTCTCCCCGCCACTTCTGCAAGCAGCTGATTGCCGAACAGATGCCCGAAGCTGTCGTTGATGTTCTTGAACCTGTCAAGGTCCATAAACAGCACGGCGAACCGGTAATCCCTGTGGCGCTTTTTGCGGGCAAACGAGACCGTAAGGCGGTCCATGAACAACGCGCGGTTTGGCAGTCCTGTTAGCCTGTCATGAAACGCGTCGAAAATCAGCTGCTCCTCCATGTCTTTCCTGTCAGTAATATCGGTCTGAGAACCTGCCATCCGGACAGGCGTTCCCTCATCGTCCCTCACCGCGATGCCGCGGCAGAGCATCCAGCGGTAAGTACCGTCCTTGTGCTTCATGCGGAAATCCTTTTCCAGGTGGCCACGGGGTTCTTTCAGGTGTGAAGAAAACTCATTCCGCAGATTCCCGATGTCATCGGGGTGTACATGCCTGAACCAGTCATCGGGGCTGTTGCCGAGTTCGTCATCCTGATACCCGATCATGGTTTTCCAGCGGGGGGAGAAGTATATCTGATCAGTTTTGAGGTCCCAGTCCCAGAGCCCGTCGTTTGCACCCTGCGCGGCCAATGCGTATCGTTCTTCACTCTCCCTGAGTTCCCTTGTCCTCTTTTCAATCACTCTCCGGTATTCGAGCAAACGCATGATGGTATAGAGCAGAATGACAAGACTTACGAGCAGCAGCGGAAAAGAGATTGCCCTGATCTCAAGCATCGTCTCCGCGATATCAGGAGAAGCCATTGCGTCTGCCTGAAGTATCAGGAAAAAAAAGGTTGCCAATAGACTATGCAACATGTGCCTGACCATATGCCGGGTTGCGTTCTGCCTGCACCTTTGTATGCATAAATGGCTGCAATAGCTCTGCATAACCTACACTGTGGTATGGTGTTCCTGTACTGCTGAAGAGGTTTTTGCACGTGAGGCAATCTGTTCCTGCAGAAGCCTGAGAAAATGGCTGAACAGTGTTCCCTTTTCGGTAAGTGCAACTCCCAGGCCGTACTTCCGTGAGGTGTCAGGCATGAGCACTTTCCTTTTTACGATACCTTTCAAGAAA
The Nitrospirota bacterium DNA segment above includes these coding regions:
- a CDS encoding PilZ domain-containing protein; amino-acid sequence: MEKRRDIRFQTKLYVRLKSETLTSWGLLIDVSVNGVFLQCNRDFPAGTHIELEIFMPDNSVSFLKGIVKRKVLMPDTSRKYGLGVALTEKGTLFSHFLRLLQEQIASRAKTSSAVQEHHTTV
- a CDS encoding EAL domain-containing protein, which translates into the protein MATFFFLILQADAMASPDIAETMLEIRAISFPLLLVSLVILLYTIMRLLEYRRVIEKRTRELRESEERYALAAQGANDGLWDWDLKTDQIYFSPRWKTMIGYQDDELGNSPDDWFRHVHPDDIGNLRNEFSSHLKEPRGHLEKDFRMKHKDGTYRWMLCRGIAVRDDEGTPVRMAGSQTDITDRKDMEEQLIFDAFHDRLTGLPNRALFMDRLTVSFARKKRHRDYRFAVLFMDLDRFKNINDSFGHLFGNQLLAEVAGRLNTNLREGDTFARFGGDEFAILLDDIGNADFARLVAERIHQDMSLPFDIHDSQVFVTVSIGIAVSDPYNRAEDIVRDSDIAMYKAKFHGRGCHMIFDEAMRRDVLSSLQLETDLRHAINNRDFLIYYQPIVSLETGRIFGFEALLRWYHAKHGFIPSPEFIPLAEETGLIIPIGNWVLEESCRQIRKWQDQFPSSPPLTISVNVSSKQLSHPDFIPHIKYVLESSGLQPGCLKLEITESFLMEDPKISSVLSLLKSMNVKIHIDDFGTGYSSLSYIQQFPVSALKIDRSFIHRIGEQGQDSEIVSAIVNLAHNLKMEIIAEGVEKGEQLPLLKALKCQYVQGYFFSHPLNSTEAEKLLMSSGISV